In the genome of Siniperca chuatsi isolate FFG_IHB_CAS linkage group LG17, ASM2008510v1, whole genome shotgun sequence, one region contains:
- the cited4a gene encoding cbp/p300-interacting transactivator 4a, whose translation MAEHMMMPMTHGFRMGMNGPPQHNGQAGLRSLPNGQVMHYGRNPQNNMEAAMRQRPGMVAPGGMAGPVNGAPMANHHHQMMSGNMMYNSQGPQQQQHHHHMHPQQQQQQQQQQQQQVGHPQQYHPGNLTSQQLMASMHLQKLNTQYHGHPLGSANGHHMPNGAQYRVGPAQLSGMQHIGAPLGLNGMDMDLIDEEVLTSLVLEFGLDRVQELPELFLGQNEFDFISDFVCKQQPSTVSC comes from the coding sequence ATGGCTGAACACATGATGATGCCCATGACCCACGGCTTCAGGATGGGCATGAACGGACCTCCACAGCACAACGGCCAGGCCGGCCTGCGCAGTCTGCCCAATGGCCAGGTGATGCACTACGGCAGGAACCCTCAGAACAACATGGAGGCTGCCATGAGACAGCGGCCGGGCATGGTGGCACCTGGAGGGATGGCCGGCCCTGTGAACGGAGCTCCCATGgccaaccaccaccaccagatGATGTCTGGGAACATGATGTACAATAGCCAGGgtccgcagcagcagcagcaccaccaccacatgcacccccagcagcagcagcagcagcagcagcagcagcagcagcaggtcggACACCCGCAGCAGTACCACCCTGGTAACCTCACCTCTCAGCAGCTCATGGCCAGCATGCACCTGCAGAAACTCAACACTCAGTACCATGGACACCCGCTGGGCTCAGCCAACGGCCACCACATGCCCAACGGTGCACAGTACCGGGTGGGCCCGGCCCAGCTCTCAGGCATGCAGCACATCGGCGCCCCTTTGGGGCTAAATGGCATGGACATGGATCTAATTGACGAGGAGGTTCTGACTTCACTGGTGCTGGAGTTTGGGTTGGATCGTGTTCAGGAGCTGCCCGAGCTCTTCCTGGGACAGAACGAGTTTGACTTCATATCGGACTTTGTGTGCAAACAGCAGCCGAGCACAGTGAGCTGTTGA